Proteins encoded within one genomic window of Raineyella fluvialis:
- a CDS encoding cell division protein FtsQ/DivIB, which produces MGRRVPPPAQAREGAGASAEPGSRRARERRAVPRDGVADLSGPIRLRRERALRRQRRRLAVALVISVLVAVAVWLLALSPVFATRAVDVQGTSLLTPDQVIAAAQVPDSVPLVRQDTTEIATRVRSLAPVRDVTVLRSWPHTISLQITERSPVVAFPVNGTYVLVDAEGRAYAQVGDAPKDVLQAQGNPGDSAVTSAVGRTVATLPAAIRAQVRSVRADSAAAVTLELDKGRTVVWGGPEDPQLKGQVLTVLLKQVDGAKVYDVSAPAFPTTR; this is translated from the coding sequence ATGGGGCGGCGTGTCCCACCACCCGCCCAGGCCCGCGAGGGGGCGGGTGCGTCCGCCGAGCCCGGCTCACGGCGGGCGCGTGAGCGCCGCGCGGTGCCCAGGGACGGCGTCGCCGATCTGAGTGGTCCGATCCGCCTGCGCCGCGAGCGCGCCCTCCGCCGGCAGCGCCGCCGCCTGGCGGTCGCCCTGGTCATCAGCGTGCTGGTGGCTGTCGCCGTCTGGCTCCTGGCCCTGTCGCCGGTGTTCGCCACCCGAGCCGTGGATGTGCAGGGCACGTCCCTGCTCACCCCCGACCAGGTCATCGCGGCCGCCCAGGTGCCCGACAGTGTCCCCCTGGTCCGGCAGGACACCACGGAGATCGCCACCAGGGTCCGATCGCTGGCGCCGGTCAGGGACGTGACCGTGCTGCGGTCCTGGCCCCACACGATCAGTCTGCAGATCACCGAACGCAGCCCGGTCGTCGCCTTCCCCGTGAACGGCACCTACGTCCTGGTGGACGCGGAGGGCCGGGCGTACGCGCAGGTCGGCGACGCGCCAAAGGACGTCCTGCAGGCCCAGGGGAACCCCGGCGACTCCGCCGTGACCTCGGCCGTGGGCCGCACCGTGGCGACCCTTCCGGCCGCCATCCGGGCTCAGGTGCGCTCCGTGCGGGCCGATTCAGCGGCCGCGGTGACCCTCGAACTCGACAAGGGCCGTACGGTGGTCTGGGGAGGTCCTGAGGATCCCCAGCTCAAGGGACAGGTGCTCACCGTGTTGCTCAAGCAGGTCGACGGCGCGAAGGTCTACGACGTCTCGGCGCCGGCCTTCCCGACCACGCGGTGA
- the ftsZ gene encoding cell division protein FtsZ, whose protein sequence is MASASQNYLAVIKVVGVGGGGVNAVNRMMEAGLQGVEFIAINTDAQALLMSDADVKLDIGRELTRGLGAGADPDKGRQAAEDHADEIEEALKGADMVFVTAGEGGGTGTGGAPVVARVARALGALTIGVVTKPFKFEGKRRSRQADDGIATLREEVDTLITIPNDKLLDMTDQQVAILDAFRQADTVLYQGVSGITNLITTPGLINLDFADVKSVMANAGSALMGIGMARGEDRARIAAEMAISSPLLEASVDGAHGVLLSIAGGSDLGLFEVSAAADLIEQAAADDANIIFGTIIDDSLGDEVRVTVIAAGFDGGEPPKREQGITRRTNDQLRPQAAAGGQGGLGRAADNAPAGQAIPAPAAPPAPASSPSPSEVRNGFGPSPAKPQDDLADIDLPDFLG, encoded by the coding sequence GTGGCGAGTGCATCCCAGAACTACTTGGCCGTGATCAAGGTCGTCGGCGTCGGCGGCGGCGGTGTCAATGCCGTCAACCGAATGATGGAGGCCGGGCTCCAGGGTGTCGAGTTCATCGCCATCAACACGGATGCCCAGGCGCTGCTGATGAGCGACGCGGACGTCAAGTTGGACATCGGCCGTGAGCTGACTCGCGGCCTGGGTGCCGGTGCGGACCCGGACAAGGGCCGTCAGGCCGCCGAGGACCATGCCGACGAGATCGAGGAGGCGCTGAAGGGCGCCGACATGGTCTTCGTCACCGCCGGTGAGGGTGGTGGTACCGGCACGGGCGGAGCCCCGGTCGTGGCCCGAGTGGCCCGCGCTCTGGGAGCGCTGACCATCGGTGTCGTCACCAAGCCGTTCAAGTTCGAGGGCAAGCGCCGCAGCCGCCAGGCCGATGACGGCATCGCGACGTTGCGCGAAGAGGTCGACACCCTCATCACCATCCCCAACGACAAGTTGCTGGACATGACGGACCAGCAGGTGGCGATCCTCGACGCGTTCCGCCAGGCCGACACCGTGCTCTACCAGGGCGTCTCCGGCATCACCAACCTGATCACCACGCCCGGACTGATCAACCTCGACTTCGCCGACGTCAAGTCCGTGATGGCGAACGCGGGCTCGGCGCTGATGGGCATCGGCATGGCCCGCGGCGAGGACCGCGCCCGGATCGCCGCCGAGATGGCCATCTCCTCGCCCCTGCTGGAGGCCAGCGTCGACGGCGCCCATGGCGTCCTGCTGTCGATCGCCGGTGGTTCGGACCTCGGTCTGTTCGAGGTGTCGGCCGCCGCCGACCTGATCGAGCAGGCGGCCGCGGATGACGCCAACATCATCTTCGGCACGATCATCGACGATTCCCTCGGCGACGAGGTCCGGGTGACCGTGATAGCGGCCGGCTTCGACGGCGGAGAGCCGCCGAAGCGTGAGCAGGGCATCACCCGCCGGACCAACGACCAGCTCCGGCCCCAGGCCGCCGCGGGAGGTCAGGGCGGTCTCGGTCGGGCTGCCGACAACGCCCCGGCCGGCCAGGCCATCCCGGCACCGGCCGCCCCGCCGGCGCCGGCGAGCAGCCCCTCTCCCAGTGAGGTGCGCAACGGCTTCGGTCCCTCGCCGGCCAAGCCGCAGGACGACCTCGCCGACATCGACCTGCCCGACTTCCTCGGCTGA
- a CDS encoding polyphenol oxidase family protein, whose protein sequence is MWAYLKQPDADPASGVGIGFTDRDGGVTPAAGTLSFGAVDGGPRARAENLRRLRADAGFSRVLTLHQVHSCQVHLVDEAFLARWDETAQPEGDALVAGPGLEGVALAVRAADCVPVVLADPVRRIIGAAHAGRAGVLGGIIPSTVAAMRDLGAVDLVAWVGPHIHGECYEVPAEMADAAAAVIAETRGTTRWGTPAIDLTAGVGAQLRAAGVEVAYVGPCTLTTPSLHSHRRDGAAAGRQLGLIWLG, encoded by the coding sequence GTGTGGGCCTACCTGAAGCAGCCAGATGCCGATCCCGCCAGTGGGGTCGGCATCGGCTTCACCGACCGTGACGGGGGCGTCACCCCCGCCGCCGGCACCCTCAGCTTCGGTGCGGTGGACGGCGGCCCGCGAGCCCGCGCAGAGAACCTGCGCCGCCTCCGCGCGGACGCAGGCTTCAGCCGCGTCCTGACGCTGCACCAGGTGCATTCCTGCCAGGTGCACCTCGTCGACGAGGCGTTCCTGGCCCGGTGGGACGAGACGGCCCAGCCGGAGGGGGACGCGCTCGTCGCCGGCCCCGGACTGGAGGGGGTGGCGCTCGCGGTCCGTGCCGCCGACTGCGTCCCGGTCGTCCTGGCCGACCCAGTCCGCCGGATCATCGGCGCGGCCCATGCCGGCCGGGCCGGCGTCCTGGGCGGTATCATCCCCTCGACCGTGGCCGCCATGCGGGACCTCGGGGCGGTTGACCTTGTCGCCTGGGTCGGCCCGCACATCCACGGCGAGTGCTACGAGGTCCCTGCCGAGATGGCCGACGCCGCTGCGGCGGTCATCGCCGAGACCCGAGGCACGACGCGCTGGGGGACGCCGGCGATCGATCTCACCGCCGGCGTCGGTGCCCAACTCCGGGCAGCCGGTGTCGAGGTGGCGTACGTCGGCCCGTGCACGCTGACCACTCCCTCCCTGCACAGTCACCGTCGCGACGGTGCAGCGGCGGGCCGCCAACTCGGTCTGATCTGGCTCGGCTGA
- a CDS encoding cell division protein SepF, whose amino-acid sequence MSSPVRLPAEQEPYREPAVEPSRTADINRIIFITPKTFNEARSIGENFRDGFPVIINLSFMEHDHARRVVDFASGLIFGLNGSIEKVDNGVFLLSPHNVRVTTEDKQRIAEGFYNQS is encoded by the coding sequence GTGTCCTCGCCGGTCCGGCTCCCGGCCGAACAGGAGCCCTACCGCGAGCCGGCCGTGGAGCCCTCCCGCACGGCGGACATCAACCGGATCATCTTCATCACCCCGAAGACCTTCAACGAGGCCCGCAGCATCGGGGAGAACTTCCGTGACGGCTTCCCGGTGATCATCAATCTCTCCTTCATGGAGCATGACCATGCCCGGCGGGTGGTGGACTTCGCCTCCGGCCTGATCTTCGGCCTCAACGGCTCCATCGAGAAGGTCGACAACGGGGTCTTCCTCCTCTCCCCGCACAATGTCCGGGTCACCACCGAGGACAAACAGCGCATTGCGGAGGGCTTCTACAATCAGAGTTGA
- a CDS encoding YggT family protein, which translates to MLTTLGLVIHAVLWLFMALLFVRMVLSWVPVLAPQWRPRGLVLLVAETTFSITDPPLKWLGRFIRPVRMGNVAFDVSFMLLFFAVWLLMRLNATFLIAG; encoded by the coding sequence ATGCTGACCACCTTGGGTCTCGTCATCCATGCCGTGCTGTGGCTCTTCATGGCGCTGCTGTTCGTACGCATGGTGCTCTCCTGGGTGCCGGTGCTCGCCCCGCAGTGGCGCCCCCGGGGCCTGGTCCTGTTGGTCGCCGAGACCACCTTCAGCATCACCGACCCGCCACTGAAGTGGCTCGGCCGGTTCATCCGCCCGGTGCGGATGGGCAACGTCGCCTTCGACGTGTCGTTCATGCTGCTGTTCTTCGCGGTCTGGCTGCTGATGCGGCTGAACGCGACGTTCCTGATCGCTGGATGA
- a CDS encoding DivIVA domain-containing protein gives MTTLTLDEVRNTKFHMARRAGYEVTDVDLFVDRVEASFAKLVEENEMLRRQVEALQQAAENAAEAQQATSQFQPVVEMARPEPVMAPSPIPEPIPSPIPVAPAPVIQGGVERIVVTTSAEASPAVVRLVQMATEQAERLVTEAEAEAQSTIESANRQANDTIDTANRQANDTIINANRQASETIDSANRQAHEITTDAQTRADRTESEARINAERLFSDAQSRANNLDNEVNMRRAELFSGLEDERDQLQRNVAELRAHENAFRTTFGEHIRQQLAALEGSVFEPENRPMLAQGVEQRQPMGQQSSATPRLDALMGGK, from the coding sequence ATGACCACACTGACGCTTGACGAAGTGCGCAACACCAAATTCCACATGGCTCGGCGTGCTGGCTATGAGGTGACTGATGTCGACCTCTTCGTCGACCGGGTGGAAGCGTCCTTCGCGAAGCTGGTGGAGGAGAACGAGATGCTGCGGCGCCAGGTCGAGGCGCTCCAGCAGGCGGCCGAGAACGCCGCCGAGGCCCAGCAGGCCACCTCGCAGTTCCAGCCTGTGGTCGAGATGGCGAGGCCCGAGCCGGTGATGGCTCCCAGCCCGATCCCGGAGCCGATCCCGTCGCCGATCCCCGTGGCGCCCGCTCCGGTCATCCAGGGTGGCGTCGAGCGCATCGTCGTCACCACCTCCGCCGAGGCCAGCCCTGCTGTGGTCCGCCTCGTCCAGATGGCCACCGAGCAGGCGGAGCGGCTCGTCACCGAGGCCGAGGCCGAGGCGCAGAGCACCATCGAGAGCGCGAACCGACAGGCCAACGACACCATCGACACGGCCAACCGCCAGGCCAACGACACGATCATCAACGCCAACCGGCAGGCGAGCGAAACGATCGATTCCGCGAACCGTCAGGCGCACGAGATCACCACCGATGCGCAGACCCGCGCCGATCGTACGGAATCCGAGGCGCGCATCAACGCCGAGCGGCTCTTCTCCGACGCGCAGTCCCGGGCGAACAACCTCGACAACGAGGTCAACATGCGCCGGGCCGAGCTGTTCAGCGGTCTGGAGGACGAGCGCGACCAGCTCCAGCGCAACGTCGCGGAGCTGCGGGCGCACGAGAATGCCTTCCGCACGACGTTCGGCGAGCACATCCGTCAGCAGCTGGCTGCTCTGGAGGGCTCCGTGTTCGAGCCGGAGAACCGTCCGATGCTGGCCCAGGGCGTCGAGCAGCGCCAGCCGATGGGGCAGCAGAGCTCGGCGACCCCGCGACTCGATGCGCTGATGGGCGGCAAGTGA
- a CDS encoding TraR/DksA family transcriptional regulator: MPTTDAARPADDAAWRDALDPAAFPVEPDEDPWTLEELREIVDELEADIERTREIIEQTQAELVGIRDGSDVTGRDPADVGSANFERDHEMSLVRNSEEVLDQSRRALAAIKRGTYGSCENCGQPIGKGRLQIIPRATLCLACKQREERR; encoded by the coding sequence ATGCCCACCACTGACGCAGCGCGGCCGGCTGACGACGCGGCCTGGCGCGATGCCCTCGATCCCGCGGCCTTCCCCGTGGAGCCGGACGAGGATCCCTGGACCCTCGAGGAACTGCGCGAGATCGTCGATGAGCTCGAAGCCGACATCGAGCGCACCCGCGAGATCATCGAGCAGACCCAGGCGGAGCTGGTAGGCATCCGCGACGGGTCCGACGTGACCGGTCGTGACCCGGCCGACGTCGGCTCCGCCAACTTCGAGCGCGACCACGAGATGTCCCTGGTGCGCAACTCCGAAGAGGTCCTCGACCAGTCCCGACGCGCCTTGGCCGCGATCAAGCGCGGGACGTACGGCAGCTGCGAGAACTGCGGGCAGCCGATCGGCAAGGGACGCCTGCAGATCATTCCGCGGGCGACGCTGTGCCTGGCGTGCAAGCAGCGGGAGGAACGGCGATAG
- the lspA gene encoding signal peptidase II, translated as MRQLEHTGVVPPRSARTILLGVAVAGVAADQVAKQAVIASLDPGVPVPLVGRLLQLYLIRNPGAAFSLGEGSTWVFAVLASLVLLAVLVVALPRVRHWGWAVTLGLLAAGVAGNLTDRLLRPPAAFRGHVVDFLMLPYWPIFNVADMMICAAAVLVVVLSFFGHHGPTGRPYDHDHRTRDEKEPGVAPGATPVESAEDAPDDRGARA; from the coding sequence GTGCGCCAGCTGGAGCACACCGGGGTCGTGCCGCCCCGATCGGCCCGGACGATCCTGCTCGGGGTCGCCGTGGCCGGTGTCGCGGCCGACCAGGTGGCCAAGCAGGCGGTGATCGCTTCCCTGGACCCCGGCGTCCCCGTCCCGCTGGTGGGGCGGCTCCTGCAGCTCTACCTGATCCGCAACCCGGGGGCCGCGTTCAGTCTCGGCGAGGGGTCGACCTGGGTCTTCGCGGTGCTGGCCAGCCTGGTGCTGCTGGCAGTGCTCGTCGTCGCGCTGCCACGGGTGCGCCATTGGGGCTGGGCCGTCACCCTCGGCCTGCTCGCCGCCGGAGTCGCGGGCAACCTGACCGACCGGTTGCTCCGGCCGCCGGCCGCCTTCCGCGGCCACGTCGTCGACTTCCTGATGCTGCCCTACTGGCCGATCTTCAACGTCGCCGACATGATGATCTGCGCGGCCGCCGTCCTCGTCGTCGTGCTCAGTTTCTTCGGTCATCACGGGCCGACCGGTCGGCCGTACGACCATGACCACCGCACCCGCGACGAGAAGGAGCCCGGTGTGGCCCCGGGTGCGACCCCCGTGGAGTCGGCGGAGGATGCTCCGGACGATCGGGGGGCGCGCGCATGA
- the pyk gene encoding pyruvate kinase translates to MRRAKIVCTLGPASSDADRLLEMINAGMDIARFNMSHGSYPEHEERLRNLRDAEAKADRPIGLLADLQGPKIRLGTFGGDGSAVLDDGQEFTVTTLDVVGDKNHVGCTHKGLPHDVKPGDQILVDDGKILMVAKRVTETDVVCEVIVGGPVSNHKGFNLPGASVSVPAMSEKDADDLRWALRNGFDMVALSFVRDAADVDLVRQVMTEEGRTVPVIAKLEKPQAIENLDDIIDAFDAFMVARGDLGVELPLEEVPLVQKQIITKARRWAKPVIVATQMLESMIGNPRPTRAEASDVANAILDGADAVMLSGETSVGKYPVETVGTMAKIVDSTEVHGMEQISSIDWDPHTTGGVISKSAVDVAERVGAAYLVAFTQSGDTARRMARLRPRIPIVAFSPLVKTQRELTLSWGIRTVLTPTVEATDDMVRLVDRTLKEKGVVQDGERVVIVAGTPAGRPGRTNSLRVHKIGSV, encoded by the coding sequence GTGCGTAGAGCAAAGATCGTTTGTACCCTGGGCCCGGCGTCATCGGACGCTGATCGGCTTCTCGAGATGATCAATGCGGGTATGGACATCGCCCGCTTCAACATGAGCCACGGTTCCTATCCGGAGCACGAGGAGCGGCTCAGGAACCTCCGCGACGCGGAGGCCAAGGCCGACCGTCCGATCGGCCTCCTCGCCGACCTGCAAGGCCCCAAGATCCGGCTGGGAACGTTCGGGGGTGACGGCTCCGCCGTCCTCGACGACGGCCAGGAATTCACCGTCACGACCCTCGACGTGGTCGGTGACAAGAACCACGTCGGCTGCACCCACAAGGGCCTGCCGCACGACGTCAAGCCCGGCGACCAGATCCTTGTCGACGACGGCAAGATCCTGATGGTCGCCAAGCGAGTGACCGAGACCGACGTGGTGTGCGAGGTCATCGTCGGTGGCCCGGTTTCCAACCACAAGGGCTTCAACCTGCCCGGCGCCTCGGTGTCGGTCCCCGCGATGAGTGAGAAGGACGCCGACGACCTACGGTGGGCGTTGCGCAACGGATTCGACATGGTCGCGCTGTCGTTCGTCCGCGACGCGGCCGACGTCGATCTGGTCCGCCAGGTGATGACCGAGGAGGGACGGACCGTCCCGGTCATCGCCAAGCTGGAGAAGCCGCAGGCCATCGAGAACCTGGACGACATCATCGACGCCTTCGACGCGTTCATGGTGGCGCGCGGTGACCTCGGCGTGGAACTCCCGCTGGAGGAGGTGCCGCTGGTCCAGAAGCAGATCATCACGAAGGCCCGTCGCTGGGCCAAGCCGGTGATCGTGGCCACCCAGATGCTCGAGTCGATGATCGGCAACCCGCGCCCGACCCGGGCCGAGGCCTCCGACGTCGCGAACGCGATCCTCGACGGCGCCGACGCGGTGATGCTCTCCGGGGAGACCTCGGTCGGCAAGTACCCGGTCGAGACCGTCGGCACGATGGCCAAGATCGTCGACTCCACCGAGGTCCATGGCATGGAGCAGATCTCGTCGATCGACTGGGACCCGCACACCACCGGTGGCGTGATCTCCAAGTCCGCCGTCGACGTCGCGGAGCGGGTCGGCGCCGCCTACCTGGTCGCTTTCACCCAGTCCGGCGATACCGCCCGCCGGATGGCGCGGCTGCGTCCGCGTATCCCCATCGTCGCTTTCTCTCCGCTGGTCAAGACCCAGCGTGAGCTGACGCTGTCCTGGGGGATCCGTACGGTGCTCACCCCGACGGTGGAGGCGACCGATGACATGGTGCGGCTGGTCGACCGGACGCTGAAGGAGAAGGGCGTCGTCCAGGACGGCGAGCGGGTGGTCATCGTGGCCGGTACGCCGGCAGGACGTCCCGGACGCACCAACTCGCTGCGTGTCCACAAGATCGGCAGCGTGTAG
- a CDS encoding ANTAR domain-containing response regulator → MIAAGGSGADEGSTRTRVIVAEDEALIRLDLVELLRDEGYDVVAEAGDGEVAVEKARELRPDLVVMDVQMPRMDGITAATIIAGERIAPVVMLTAFSQRELVERAREAGAMAYVVKPFEASDVVPAIEIALARFQEIRAVEAEVEDLEERLASRKAVDQAKGLLQSGMGMSEQEAFRWIQKTAMDLRKPMREVAEGIIEKLRKPKNQ, encoded by the coding sequence CTGATCGCCGCTGGTGGCAGCGGCGCGGATGAGGGCAGCACCCGGACGCGTGTCATCGTCGCCGAGGATGAGGCGCTGATCCGTCTGGACCTGGTCGAGCTGCTGCGTGACGAGGGCTACGACGTCGTCGCCGAGGCCGGCGACGGCGAGGTGGCGGTGGAGAAGGCCCGTGAGCTGCGCCCCGATCTGGTCGTCATGGACGTCCAGATGCCCCGGATGGACGGCATCACGGCGGCCACGATCATCGCCGGTGAGCGCATCGCCCCGGTCGTCATGCTCACCGCCTTCAGCCAGCGTGAGCTGGTCGAGCGGGCCCGCGAGGCGGGGGCGATGGCGTACGTCGTGAAGCCGTTCGAAGCCTCCGATGTGGTCCCGGCGATCGAGATCGCCCTCGCCCGCTTCCAGGAGATCCGCGCCGTGGAGGCCGAGGTCGAGGACCTGGAGGAGCGGCTGGCGTCCCGCAAGGCGGTCGACCAGGCGAAGGGCCTGCTGCAGAGCGGCATGGGGATGAGCGAGCAGGAGGCCTTCCGGTGGATCCAGAAGACCGCGATGGACCTGCGCAAGCCGATGCGTGAGGTCGCGGAAGGCATCATCGAGAAGCTCCGCAAGCCCAAGAACCAGTAA
- the polA gene encoding DNA polymerase I has product MATTTAPRTTVPGPAQTTSSPDGGRPRLLLIDGHSVAYRAFFALPTQNFSTSTGQVTNAVFGFTSMLINLLRDWQPTHLGVAFDVSRRSFRTEVYEDYKATRDASPAEFRGQVELIKEVLDAMRVLHLEKDGYEADDLLATLAAAAEREGMDVRVCTGDRDTFQLVTERVHVLYPRKGVSDLLDLGPEGVEERYLVRPDRYPELAALVGETSDNLPGVPGVGPKTAAKWLSQYDGLENLLARVSEVKGKAGENLRAHLDDVRRNRDLNRLVRDVEIDVAPADLARHPVDREAVHQLFDQLEFRVLRDRLFELLRAEEPVTDADGAVAIEVVDDAPQPGSLGGWLADHTADGPTGLDITGRWSAGSGDVVGLSIAGADGHALSVDPAELEPADEHALAAWLADPARLKVLHDGKGPLLAFWARGWAPAGLWSDTALAAYLLRPDQRSYDLADLVTRTLHQELVVVEGGQAPAQSALDLGDDSGSAGHEARIRAEAVRRLALVLEDDLDAHQGSGLLHDVELPLMRVLAGMERTGIALDTDLLDGLHQDFDARVQRAASEAYDVLGREVNLGSPKQLQAVLFDELGMPKTRRTKSGWTTDAEALQTLFEQTDHPFLAHLLEHRDAIRLRQTVEGLQKSVADDGRIHTTFLQTVAATGRLSSTDPNLQNIPIRTEEGRRIREAFVVGAGYECLLTADYSQIEMRIMAHVSGDDALIEAFRSGRDFHAVTAAHVFGVPADQVTGAQRAKIKAMNYGLAYGLSAFGLSNQLRISVPEARELMADYFAIFGEVHAYLTGVVDEARRSGYTATLLGRRRYLPDLTSSNRQRREMAERMALNAPIQGSAADIIKLAMLKVDDRLRESGLTSRMLLQIHDELLFEVAPGERDDVEALVREAMGAAMALDVPLDVSVGSGRSWHEAAH; this is encoded by the coding sequence GTGGCCACCACGACAGCACCCCGTACGACAGTCCCCGGTCCCGCCCAGACGACGAGTTCTCCCGACGGCGGCCGGCCGAGGCTCCTGCTGATCGACGGGCACTCGGTCGCCTACCGGGCGTTCTTCGCGCTGCCGACGCAGAACTTCTCGACCAGCACCGGCCAGGTGACGAACGCCGTGTTCGGCTTCACCTCGATGCTCATCAACCTCCTGCGCGACTGGCAGCCCACCCACCTGGGGGTCGCCTTCGACGTCTCGCGCCGCAGCTTCCGCACCGAGGTGTACGAGGACTACAAGGCCACCCGGGATGCCTCCCCGGCGGAGTTCCGCGGCCAGGTCGAGCTGATCAAGGAGGTGCTCGACGCGATGCGCGTCCTGCACCTCGAGAAGGACGGTTACGAGGCCGACGACCTGCTGGCCACGCTCGCCGCGGCTGCTGAACGCGAGGGCATGGACGTCCGGGTGTGCACCGGGGACCGCGACACCTTCCAGTTGGTGACCGAGCGGGTCCACGTCCTCTACCCGCGCAAGGGTGTCTCCGACCTGCTCGACCTCGGTCCGGAGGGTGTCGAGGAGCGCTATCTGGTCCGCCCCGACCGCTATCCCGAGCTGGCCGCCCTGGTGGGCGAGACCTCCGACAACCTGCCCGGTGTCCCAGGTGTCGGCCCCAAGACGGCGGCAAAGTGGCTCAGCCAGTACGACGGTCTGGAGAACCTGCTGGCCCGCGTGTCCGAGGTGAAGGGCAAGGCCGGGGAGAACCTGCGCGCCCATCTGGACGACGTCCGCCGCAACCGCGACCTCAACCGACTCGTACGCGACGTGGAGATCGACGTCGCTCCCGCTGACCTGGCCCGCCACCCGGTCGATCGGGAGGCGGTGCACCAACTGTTCGACCAGTTGGAGTTCCGGGTCCTGCGGGACCGCCTGTTCGAGTTGCTCCGTGCCGAGGAACCGGTCACGGACGCCGACGGCGCAGTGGCCATCGAGGTGGTCGACGACGCGCCGCAGCCGGGGAGCCTCGGCGGCTGGCTGGCCGACCACACCGCTGACGGACCCACCGGCCTGGACATCACCGGCCGTTGGAGTGCGGGCAGCGGAGACGTGGTGGGGCTGTCGATCGCGGGCGCGGACGGCCACGCGCTCTCTGTCGATCCCGCCGAGCTCGAGCCCGCCGACGAGCATGCCCTGGCTGCCTGGCTGGCGGACCCGGCGAGGCTCAAGGTCCTCCACGACGGCAAGGGACCACTGTTGGCGTTCTGGGCCCGCGGCTGGGCACCGGCCGGTCTGTGGTCGGACACAGCGCTGGCCGCCTACCTGTTGCGCCCCGACCAGCGGTCGTACGATCTGGCCGACCTGGTCACCCGGACACTGCACCAGGAACTGGTCGTCGTCGAGGGCGGTCAGGCGCCGGCGCAGTCGGCACTCGATCTGGGCGACGACTCCGGGTCGGCCGGACACGAGGCCCGGATCCGGGCCGAGGCCGTCCGGCGGCTGGCCCTGGTACTGGAGGACGATCTGGACGCCCACCAGGGGAGCGGACTGCTGCACGACGTTGAGCTTCCCCTGATGCGAGTGCTCGCCGGGATGGAACGGACTGGCATTGCCCTCGACACCGACCTGCTCGATGGACTCCACCAGGACTTCGACGCCCGGGTCCAGCGGGCCGCGTCCGAGGCGTACGACGTGCTGGGCCGGGAGGTCAACCTGGGCTCGCCCAAGCAGCTGCAGGCAGTGCTCTTCGACGAGCTGGGGATGCCGAAGACCCGTCGGACCAAGAGTGGCTGGACCACCGACGCCGAAGCCCTGCAGACCCTGTTCGAGCAGACCGACCATCCGTTCCTGGCGCACCTGCTGGAGCATCGCGACGCCATCCGGCTGCGGCAGACCGTGGAGGGGCTGCAGAAGTCCGTCGCCGACGACGGCCGGATCCACACCACCTTCCTGCAGACGGTCGCCGCGACCGGACGCCTGTCGAGCACCGACCCGAACCTGCAGAACATCCCGATCCGCACCGAGGAGGGCCGCCGGATCCGAGAGGCGTTCGTCGTCGGGGCCGGCTACGAGTGCCTGCTGACCGCCGACTACTCCCAGATCGAGATGCGCATCATGGCCCACGTGTCGGGTGACGACGCGCTGATCGAGGCCTTCAGGTCCGGACGCGACTTCCACGCCGTGACCGCCGCGCATGTCTTCGGCGTGCCGGCCGACCAGGTCACCGGCGCCCAGCGGGCGAAGATCAAGGCGATGAACTACGGCCTGGCGTACGGCCTGTCAGCCTTCGGCCTGTCCAACCAACTCCGTATCTCGGTGCCGGAGGCCAGGGAGCTGATGGCGGACTACTTCGCCATCTTCGGGGAGGTGCACGCCTACCTCACTGGGGTCGTCGACGAGGCGCGCCGATCGGGCTACACCGCCACCCTGCTCGGCCGCCGGCGTTATCTGCCGGATCTCACCAGTTCGAACCGCCAGCGCCGGGAGATGGCCGAGCGGATGGCTCTCAATGCCCCGATCCAGGGCTCCGCGGCCGACATCATCAAGCTGGCCATGCTCAAGGTCGATGATCGGCTGCGGGAGTCCGGTCTCACCTCCCGGATGCTGCTGCAGATCCACGACGAGCTCCTGTTCGAGGTGGCCCCCGGCGAGCGCGACGACGTGGAGGCCCTGGTTCGGGAGGCGATGGGGGCGGCGATGGCGCTCGACGTGCCGCTGGACGTCTCGGTCGGCAGTGGTCGGTCCTGGCACGAGGCCGCCCACTGA